In Astyanax mexicanus isolate ESR-SI-001 chromosome 17, AstMex3_surface, whole genome shotgun sequence, a single window of DNA contains:
- the LOC103022279 gene encoding claudin-4-like, which yields MVSAGIQMLGAFLGVLGWIGVIITCALPMWRVTAFIGSNIVTSQTSWEGIWMSCVVQSTGQMQCKVYDSMLALSSDLQAARALTIISIIVGIMGIFLAMAGGKCTNCVEDETSKAKVAVTAGVIFIVSGLLCLIPVCWTAQTIIQDFYNPMLNQAQKRELGASLFIGLQILGVMLAIVGWLGTVMACAMPMWRVTAFVGANIVTAQIIWEGLWMNCVVQSTGQMQCKVYDSMLALPQDLQAARAMVIISSLVGVFGVLMAVVGGKCTNCMEDEAAKAKACIVAGVIFIIAGFLILVPVSWSANTVIRDFYNPLVYEAQRRELGAALYIGWGSAALLMLGGGLLCGSCPPKEPRPYIAAKFAPARSTSPPMNYV from the exons ATGGTGTCTGCCGGGATACAGATGCTGGGTGCCTTTCTGGGCGTCCTGGGATGGATTGGCGTTATCATCACCTGTGCTCTTCCTATGTGGAGGGTTACAGCCTTCATTGGCAGTAACATCGTGACTTCGCAGACATCATGGGAAGGCATCTGGATGAGCTGTGTGGTGCAGAGTACCGGGCAGATGCAGTGCAAGGTCTACGACTCCATGCTGGCCCTGTCTTCGGACCTCCAGGCCGCAAGAGCTCtcaccatcatctccatcatcGTGGGCATCATGGGCATCTTCCTGGCCATGGCTGGAGGAAAGTGCACCAACTGTGTGGAGGACGAGACATCCAAGGCGAAGGTTGCTGTGACTGCGGGCGTGATCTTCATCGTTTCTGGACTGCTGTGCTTGATCCCTGTGTGCTGGACTGCCCAGACCATCATCCAGGATTTCTACAACCCCATGCTTAACCAGGCTCAGAAGAGGGAGCTGGGGGCCTCGCTGTTCATCG GCCTCCAGATCCTGGGTGTTATGCTGGCTATAGTAGGTTGGCTGGGGACGGTCATGGCCTGCGCTATGCCGATGTGGAGGGTCACGGCTTTTGTTGGTGCCAACATTGTTACAGCCCAGATCATCTGGGAGGGCTTGTGGATGAACTGTGTGGTACAGAGTACCGGACAAATGCAGTGTAAAGTCTACGACTCCATGCTGGCTCTTCCTCAGGACCTGCAGGCAGCCCGAGCCATGGTCATCATCTCTTCCCTGGTGGGGGTATTTGGCGTGCTGATGGCCGTGGTTGGAGGAAAGTGTACCAACTGCATGGAGGACGAGGCAGCCAAGGCCAAAGCCTGCATTGTTGCAGGTGTGATCTTCATCATTGCTGGTTTCCTCATCCTCGTCCCTGTCAGCTGGTCTGCCAACACTGTAATCCGGGACTTCTACAACCCGCTGGTTTATGAAGCTCAGCGCCGGGAGCTCGGAGCCGCGCTCTACATTGGTTGGGGATCTGCGGCTCTGCTGATGCTGGGTGGTGGGCTTCTATGTGGGAGCTGCCCACCCAAAGAGCCTCGACCCTACATAGCAGCCAAGTTTGCCCCTGCCAGGTCAACATCTCCACCAATGAATTACGTGTGA